One segment of Pandoraea pnomenusa DNA contains the following:
- the ruvC gene encoding crossover junction endodeoxyribonuclease RuvC, translating to MRILGIDPGLRVTGFGVLEKHGNRLQYVTSGVIRTGEGTLPARLRIIFESVAELVDTYRPDQAAIEKVFVNVNPQSTLLLGQARGAAITALSVGGLEVFEYTPMQLKQAVVGYGRARKEQVQEMVTRLLTLSGTPGKDASDALGVAICHAHSGETFSALADVSPALAAKGLRVRRGRLVG from the coding sequence ATGAGAATTCTTGGCATCGACCCCGGACTGCGCGTCACCGGCTTTGGCGTACTCGAAAAGCACGGCAACCGTCTCCAATATGTGACGAGCGGCGTCATTCGTACCGGCGAAGGCACGTTGCCCGCGCGGCTGCGCATCATCTTCGAGAGCGTGGCGGAACTCGTCGACACCTACCGGCCCGATCAGGCCGCCATCGAAAAGGTGTTCGTCAACGTCAACCCGCAATCCACGCTGTTGCTCGGGCAAGCGCGCGGCGCGGCCATCACCGCGCTGTCGGTCGGCGGTCTCGAGGTGTTCGAATACACGCCGATGCAGCTCAAGCAGGCGGTGGTCGGCTACGGACGCGCCCGCAAGGAACAAGTGCAGGAAATGGTCACGCGACTGCTCACCCTGTCCGGCACCCCGGGGAAAGACGCGTCCGATGCGCTCGGCGTGGCGATCTGCCACGCCCACAGCGGCGAAACCTTCTCGGCCCTGGCCGACGTCTCCCCCGCACTCGCGGCGAAGGGCCTGCGCGTGCGGCGCGGGCGGCTCGTCGGCTAG
- the dtd gene encoding D-aminoacyl-tRNA deacylase: protein MIALIQRVLEAAVTVDGRTVGAIGPGLLALVCAERGDTEASADKLLAKLLGYRVFSDDAGKMNRSVSNLDGNGAAGGLLLVSQFTLAADTNSGTRPSFTPAASPADGQRLFDHFVAQARARHPIVETGEFGAHMRVSLVNDGPVTFWLQTRPDGA, encoded by the coding sequence ATGATCGCGTTGATTCAACGTGTGCTCGAAGCCGCGGTGACGGTCGACGGGCGCACCGTCGGCGCGATTGGCCCGGGGTTGCTCGCGCTGGTGTGCGCCGAGCGCGGCGACACCGAAGCGAGCGCCGACAAACTGCTCGCGAAGCTGCTCGGCTACCGCGTCTTCTCCGACGACGCGGGCAAGATGAACCGCAGCGTGTCGAATCTCGACGGCAACGGTGCGGCCGGCGGGTTGCTGCTCGTTTCGCAGTTCACGCTGGCGGCCGACACCAACAGCGGGACCCGTCCGAGCTTCACGCCGGCGGCCAGCCCGGCCGACGGCCAGCGGCTTTTCGATCATTTCGTGGCACAGGCGCGAGCGCGTCATCCCATTGTGGAGACGGGCGAGTTCGGCGCTCACATGCGCGTGTCGCTCGTGAACGACGGGCCCGTCACGTTCTGGCTTCAGACGCGCCCTGACGGGGCCTGA
- a CDS encoding oxygenase MpaB family protein, with amino-acid sequence MSLHDDLPTPPPSTPLRPAGPVVGVSGRVRHAIAMRLVSLTSGPGAPRLNYDTPPGDPGLFGPDAACWQVHGDFTSMMIGGISALLLQSLHPLAMAGVWDHSTFRQDVIGRLRRTATFIGGTTYGNTADAQALLERVRRIHLQVTGIAPDGRPYAAYDPDLLTWVHVAETSSFLRSYLVYKDPGFARSEQDRYYAEVSRIAVALGARNVPMSVADIDDYLAGMRARLCASERTEEVVRVLRNLPAPFAGAQVFSGLLFRAGIDLLPDWAQSMLGFDDRSALRRLTVRPAVRHMAQVARWSMRNSVAHRARRRALASPDVVNVQPSLER; translated from the coding sequence ATGTCCCTGCACGACGACCTGCCCACCCCGCCGCCATCCACGCCGTTGCGGCCCGCCGGACCGGTCGTTGGCGTGTCGGGACGCGTGCGACATGCCATCGCCATGCGCCTCGTGAGCCTGACGTCGGGGCCCGGTGCGCCGCGCCTGAATTACGACACACCGCCTGGCGATCCCGGCCTGTTCGGCCCCGACGCGGCCTGCTGGCAGGTACACGGCGACTTCACCTCGATGATGATCGGCGGCATCAGCGCGTTGCTCCTGCAATCGCTGCATCCGCTCGCGATGGCGGGGGTCTGGGACCACTCGACGTTCCGGCAGGACGTGATAGGCCGCCTGCGCCGCACCGCCACCTTCATCGGCGGCACCACGTACGGCAACACGGCCGACGCGCAGGCGCTGCTCGAACGCGTGCGTCGCATCCACCTCCAGGTCACGGGCATCGCGCCGGACGGCCGCCCGTACGCGGCGTACGATCCCGACTTGCTCACGTGGGTGCACGTGGCCGAGACGTCGAGTTTCCTGCGCAGCTATCTCGTCTACAAGGACCCGGGATTTGCACGCAGCGAGCAGGATCGCTACTACGCGGAGGTCTCGCGCATCGCCGTCGCACTCGGCGCGCGAAATGTGCCGATGAGCGTTGCCGACATCGACGACTACCTCGCCGGCATGCGCGCTCGGCTTTGCGCGAGCGAGCGCACCGAAGAGGTCGTGCGCGTGCTGCGCAATCTTCCGGCACCGTTCGCCGGCGCGCAGGTATTCAGTGGCCTGTTGTTCCGCGCGGGCATCGACCTGCTGCCCGACTGGGCGCAATCGATGCTGGGCTTCGACGATCGTTCGGCGCTACGCCGCCTGACGGTGCGGCCGGCCGTGCGTCACATGGCGCAGGTCGCGCGCTGGTCGATGCGCAACAGCGTCGCCCACCGCGCACGTCGGCGTGCGCTGGCGTCGCCCGACGTCGTCAACGTGCAGCCGTCGCTCGAGCGCTGA
- a CDS encoding YbhB/YbcL family Raf kinase inhibitor-like protein produces the protein MKVWSNSFEDNGAIDAQFAFGKPDAQSHVALSQNKNPHIAWSDVPEGTRSFVVICTDSDVPSRGDDVNQEGREVPSDLPRVDFYHWVLVDVPASTTEIPAASHSNHVTPRGKFGPDALDGMRHGVNDYTAWFAGDESMKGDYYGYDGPCPPWNDTRLHHYHFTVYALDVERVPLEGRFGGDDVLAAIKPHVLGSARVTGTYTLNPKLA, from the coding sequence ATGAAAGTCTGGAGCAACTCGTTCGAGGACAATGGCGCCATCGACGCCCAGTTCGCCTTCGGCAAACCGGATGCGCAGTCGCATGTTGCGCTGTCGCAGAACAAGAATCCCCATATCGCGTGGTCGGACGTCCCCGAAGGCACGCGTTCGTTTGTGGTGATCTGCACCGACAGCGACGTGCCCAGCCGCGGTGACGACGTCAACCAGGAGGGCCGGGAGGTTCCGTCGGATCTGCCGCGCGTCGATTTCTACCACTGGGTGCTTGTCGACGTGCCGGCGTCGACCACGGAAATTCCGGCGGCGAGTCACAGCAATCACGTCACGCCGCGCGGCAAGTTCGGTCCGGACGCGCTCGACGGCATGCGTCACGGCGTGAACGACTACACCGCATGGTTCGCGGGCGACGAGAGCATGAAGGGCGACTACTATGGCTACGACGGCCCGTGCCCGCCGTGGAACGACACGCGGCTTCACCACTATCACTTCACCGTGTATGCCCTCGACGTCGAACGTGTGCCGCTGGAGGGCCGCTTCGGTGGCGACGACGTGCTCGCCGCCATCAAGCCGCACGTGCTTGGCAGCGCGCGCGTGACGGGCACCTACACGCTCAATCCGAAGTTGGCCTGA
- a CDS encoding trans-sulfuration enzyme family protein, which produces MNRPLSTMLHVDTTAVMGDRGTTDESGVVPAIHYSAVFAAADESAFARMSSTPRHPRNYTRYGNPVHERIMAIMAELEGTETALVTGSGMGAMTTTLLALLGAGDHVVAQTQHYMSTSRVLDTLLGKLGVKLTLVDATDPAAMAAALRENTRVIVMESPANPTLALTDIGAVTALARANGILTVADNTFATPLNQRPAELGVDVVVHSATKYLGGHHDLTGGVICTSHALAERIWLTHLSVGSVLSPMDAWLLLRGLRTLPLRMERVNANALALAQWLCDQAKVRDVVYPGLESHPQFALASQQMNGFGGVLTFRVRRGEAAAKRALSALRIPLIAASLGGVNSLAIHVATLWHGTLKDAASSERMPSDLIRYAVGIEHIDDLKRDLMNALRSA; this is translated from the coding sequence GTGAACCGCCCACTGTCCACGATGCTGCACGTCGACACCACGGCGGTGATGGGCGACCGCGGCACCACGGACGAATCCGGTGTCGTCCCCGCCATCCACTACAGCGCGGTTTTTGCCGCGGCCGACGAATCCGCCTTTGCGCGGATGTCGAGCACCCCACGGCATCCGAGGAACTACACCCGATACGGGAACCCGGTCCATGAGCGGATCATGGCGATCATGGCCGAGCTCGAAGGGACTGAAACCGCCCTCGTGACGGGCTCCGGCATGGGCGCCATGACCACCACGCTGCTCGCCTTGCTCGGCGCGGGCGACCACGTGGTGGCCCAAACGCAGCACTACATGAGCACGTCGCGAGTACTCGACACGCTGCTCGGCAAGCTCGGCGTGAAACTCACCCTCGTCGACGCGACGGATCCCGCCGCCATGGCCGCCGCACTGCGGGAGAACACGCGTGTGATCGTCATGGAATCGCCCGCCAATCCAACACTCGCGCTCACCGATATCGGGGCGGTCACGGCGCTGGCGCGAGCTAACGGCATTCTGACCGTTGCCGACAACACGTTTGCCACCCCTCTCAATCAGCGCCCCGCCGAGCTGGGGGTCGACGTGGTTGTGCACAGCGCCACCAAATACCTGGGCGGACACCACGATCTCACCGGCGGCGTGATCTGTACCAGCCACGCGCTGGCCGAGCGGATCTGGTTGACGCATTTGAGCGTCGGCTCGGTGCTCTCGCCCATGGACGCCTGGTTGTTGCTACGCGGCCTGCGCACCCTTCCATTGCGCATGGAGCGCGTCAATGCGAATGCACTGGCGCTGGCACAGTGGCTTTGCGATCAGGCGAAGGTGCGCGACGTGGTCTACCCCGGGCTCGAGTCCCATCCGCAATTCGCACTGGCCAGCCAGCAGATGAACGGCTTCGGCGGCGTGCTGACGTTCCGGGTCCGTCGCGGCGAGGCGGCGGCCAAACGCGCGTTGTCGGCACTTCGCATTCCCCTCATCGCGGCAAGTCTCGGAGGCGTCAACTCGCTCGCCATCCACGTGGCGACGCTTTGGCATGGCACCCTGAAAGATGCCGCATCGTCGGAGCGCATGCCGTCCGATCTCATCCGGTATGCGGTCGGCATCGAACATATCGACGATCTGAAGCGCGATCTGATGAACGCGTTACGCAGTGCCTGA
- the erpA gene encoding iron-sulfur cluster insertion protein ErpA, producing the protein MNAPLEAAVTEMPAFLVFTDSAADKVKQLIDEEGNPELKLRVFVQGGGCSGFQYGFTFDEDVNEDDTVLDKNGVSLLIDSMSYQYLVGAEIDYKEDINGAQFVIKNPNATTTCGCGSSFSV; encoded by the coding sequence ATGAACGCACCGCTTGAGGCCGCCGTCACGGAAATGCCCGCGTTCCTGGTCTTTACCGACAGCGCCGCGGACAAGGTCAAGCAACTGATCGACGAGGAAGGCAACCCTGAGCTGAAACTGCGCGTTTTCGTGCAGGGCGGCGGTTGCTCCGGCTTTCAGTATGGTTTCACCTTCGACGAAGACGTGAACGAAGACGACACCGTACTCGACAAGAACGGCGTGTCGCTGCTGATCGACTCGATGAGCTACCAGTATCTGGTGGGCGCCGAGATCGACTACAAGGAAGATATCAACGGCGCGCAGTTCGTGATCAAGAACCCGAATGCAACCACCACGTGTGGCTGCGGCTCGTCGTTCTCGGTCTGA
- a CDS encoding M23 family metallopeptidase: MWPKLRDFFARELLTLIDPTQPKHRRRKVQIVATVGSALTLGMVTAFGVAPMVPEAARNGASVTLPLTFPDLARQIQQLDAQSQTFIHQVALRRGETLGDMLSRLSIQDPAAERFIRDNAVARRLIGVPAGQVVQAETDDDGKLVSLSTVLSSGATAAQQLVIERDDKGTLRARMEQLANDTEWAMRSGAIAGNFFTAMDDAGVPDAVVAQMVRIFSGVINFQRDVRRGDRFRLVYEVIKQQDRTVRTGRVLAIEFINQGKTHQAIWYADPQGSPEGAYYGFDGRNLKQAFLRTPVEFSRISSAFGGREHPFQHQWKKHQGVDLAAPIGTRVFAAGDGVVTFVGKQNGYGNLIEIDHSGNFQTRYAHLSGFGQGVKAGMRVTQGQVIGFVGQTGWATGPHLHYELRLKGVPLNPFSTDVAAVAPLTGARLKLFDMYAENLLKRIDLMRTVQVAERD; this comes from the coding sequence ATGTGGCCTAAACTCCGTGATTTTTTTGCGCGTGAACTGCTGACCCTGATCGATCCCACGCAGCCCAAGCACCGTCGCAGAAAGGTGCAAATCGTGGCAACGGTCGGTTCGGCCCTGACGTTGGGAATGGTGACTGCATTCGGCGTGGCGCCCATGGTGCCCGAAGCGGCCCGCAACGGTGCGAGCGTGACGCTGCCGCTGACCTTCCCCGACCTGGCCCGGCAAATCCAGCAGCTCGACGCGCAATCCCAGACATTCATCCACCAGGTGGCGCTTCGGCGTGGCGAAACGCTGGGCGACATGCTCTCGCGCCTGTCGATCCAGGACCCCGCCGCCGAGCGCTTCATTCGCGACAATGCCGTCGCCCGACGCCTGATCGGCGTGCCCGCCGGGCAGGTCGTGCAGGCCGAAACCGACGACGACGGCAAGCTGGTCTCGCTCTCCACCGTGCTCTCGAGCGGCGCCACCGCCGCCCAGCAACTGGTGATCGAGCGCGACGACAAGGGCACGCTGCGCGCGCGCATGGAGCAACTGGCCAACGACACCGAATGGGCCATGCGCTCAGGGGCGATCGCCGGCAACTTCTTCACCGCCATGGACGACGCGGGCGTGCCCGATGCCGTCGTCGCGCAGATGGTCAGGATCTTCTCCGGCGTGATCAACTTCCAGCGCGACGTGCGCCGCGGCGATCGTTTCCGCCTCGTGTACGAAGTGATCAAGCAGCAGGACCGGACCGTTCGCACGGGACGCGTGCTCGCCATCGAGTTCATCAACCAGGGCAAGACACATCAGGCCATCTGGTACGCGGACCCGCAGGGCTCGCCCGAGGGGGCGTACTACGGCTTCGACGGCCGTAACCTCAAGCAGGCGTTCCTGCGCACGCCGGTCGAGTTCTCGCGGATTTCGTCGGCTTTCGGCGGACGCGAGCATCCGTTCCAACACCAGTGGAAAAAGCACCAGGGCGTGGATCTGGCCGCACCCATCGGCACCCGCGTGTTCGCCGCGGGCGATGGCGTGGTCACGTTCGTCGGCAAGCAGAACGGCTACGGCAACCTGATCGAGATCGATCACTCCGGCAACTTCCAGACGCGCTACGCCCACCTGTCCGGCTTCGGCCAGGGTGTGAAGGCCGGCATGCGCGTCACGCAGGGCCAGGTCATCGGATTCGTGGGCCAGACGGGCTGGGCAACCGGCCCGCACCTGCATTACGAATTGCGCCTCAAGGGGGTGCCGCTCAACCCGTTCTCGACGGACGTGGCTGCTGTAGCGCCGCTCACGGGCGCTCGCCTGAAGCTGTTCGACATGTACGCGGAGAACCTGCTCAAGCGCATCGACCTGATGCGCACCGTACAGGTCGCCGAGCGCGATTGA
- a CDS encoding SET domain-containing protein-lysine N-methyltransferase, with translation MAGLLSSQRKLHTLQVSETTHLYDPHFSGLLLHSCAPSSVLDMKRLEIFALRDISAGEFLTIDYACTEEVLARQFSCECGAPNCRRWITGFRELPDQEGQKRLAAPAVEPARQILP, from the coding sequence ATGGCAGGACTGCTGTCCAGTCAGCGCAAACTGCACACCCTGCAGGTGAGCGAAACGACGCACCTCTACGATCCCCATTTTTCCGGGTTGCTGCTTCACTCGTGCGCACCGTCGTCCGTGCTGGACATGAAACGACTCGAGATCTTCGCGCTCCGGGATATTTCGGCTGGCGAGTTCCTCACCATCGATTACGCCTGCACCGAGGAGGTACTGGCGCGGCAGTTTTCGTGCGAGTGCGGCGCGCCGAACTGCCGGCGATGGATCACCGGGTTTCGGGAACTGCCCGATCAGGAAGGACAGAAGCGACTGGCGGCGCCTGCGGTAGAGCCCGCCCGGCAGATTTTGCCGTGA
- a CDS encoding anhydro-N-acetylmuramic acid kinase produces the protein MTDTARSIAASASSGSTSQSPCFIGLMSGTSLDGVDGVLVDASDGRVLAESYLPFPRDLRETLMVLQAPSENELHREALAANALVRIYADCVNELLSRSGVRAEAVAAIGAHGQTIRHRPGEFDGVGYTRQLNAPALLAELTGIDVVADIRGRDVAAGGQGAPLVPAYHQAMFAHASETRVVCNLGGISNVTILPALASAQPVSGFDCGPGNALLDGWAARHLGTAYDDGGAWGAGGQVDPALLAALLNEPYFAQSPPKSTGRDLFHAKWLDAHLAAFPGVAPVDVQATLVALTAQCVASDVLRHAPDCRGFYACGGGTRNRALMHAIAARLPGITVATTEALGVPPQQVEARAFAWLAQRCVAREPGNLPSVTGAKGPRILGAIYPR, from the coding sequence ATGACCGACACCGCTCGTTCCATCGCCGCTTCGGCATCCTCCGGGTCAACGTCCCAATCGCCCTGTTTCATCGGCCTGATGTCCGGCACCAGCCTCGACGGCGTCGACGGCGTGCTCGTCGACGCGTCTGACGGCCGCGTGCTTGCGGAATCGTACCTCCCGTTCCCCCGCGACCTCCGGGAGACGCTGATGGTGCTGCAGGCGCCATCGGAAAACGAGTTGCACCGCGAAGCCCTGGCCGCGAATGCGCTGGTACGCATCTATGCCGACTGTGTCAACGAACTGCTCTCCCGCTCGGGGGTACGCGCCGAGGCTGTCGCCGCGATCGGCGCCCATGGGCAGACGATCCGGCATCGTCCGGGAGAATTCGACGGCGTGGGGTACACGCGCCAGCTCAACGCGCCCGCCCTGCTCGCCGAGCTCACGGGCATCGACGTGGTGGCCGATATTCGCGGCCGCGATGTCGCCGCCGGCGGCCAGGGCGCTCCGCTCGTGCCCGCCTACCACCAGGCCATGTTCGCCCATGCGAGCGAGACGCGCGTCGTCTGCAATCTCGGCGGCATCAGCAATGTGACGATTTTGCCGGCACTGGCGTCTGCGCAGCCGGTCTCGGGCTTCGACTGCGGACCGGGCAATGCGCTGCTCGACGGCTGGGCGGCGCGTCATTTGGGCACGGCCTACGACGATGGCGGCGCGTGGGGTGCGGGCGGACAGGTCGACCCTGCCCTGCTCGCCGCGCTGCTCAACGAGCCTTACTTCGCCCAAAGCCCGCCCAAGAGTACCGGCCGCGACCTGTTCCACGCCAAGTGGCTCGACGCGCATCTGGCGGCCTTCCCCGGCGTCGCGCCGGTCGACGTACAGGCCACGCTCGTTGCGCTCACGGCGCAGTGCGTGGCGAGCGACGTACTCCGCCACGCACCCGACTGCCGGGGCTTCTACGCCTGCGGCGGCGGGACGCGCAATCGCGCGCTCATGCATGCCATTGCGGCCCGACTTCCCGGCATCACGGTCGCGACGACCGAGGCGCTGGGCGTGCCGCCGCAGCAGGTGGAGGCACGCGCGTTCGCGTGGCTCGCGCAGCGCTGCGTGGCGCGGGAGCCCGGCAACCTTCCGTCCGTCACCGGCGCGAAGGGTCCGCGCATTCTTGGCGCGATTTATCCGCGCTGA
- the tyrS gene encoding tyrosine--tRNA ligase translates to MTSEHALTSEMKYPVTDATRAALAIAKRGCDELLVEEEFLQKLARSEATGKPLRIKLGLDPTAPDIHIGHTVVLNKMRQLQDLGHTVIFLIGDFTSLIGDPSGRNSTRPPLTREQIESNAKTYFEQAALVLDRSKTEIRYNSEWSMKLGADGMIKLASRYTMARMLEREDFTKRFQSGVPIAIHEFLYPLMQGYDSVALESDLELGGTDQKFNLLVGRELQKQYGQEPQCILTMPLLEGLDGVEKMSKSKGNYVGISEKPSEMFGKLMSISDELMWRYYELLSFRSLDEIAQLRRDVDGGRNPRDVKVLLAQEIVARFHSQADAERALEDFNARAKGGVPDDIPEVSLQGAPLGIAQLLKQAGLVPSTSEANRNIEQGGVRIDGEAVSDKGAKIDAGTYVVQVGKRRFARVTLA, encoded by the coding sequence ATGACAAGTGAACACGCACTCACCTCGGAAATGAAGTACCCCGTCACCGATGCCACGCGGGCCGCTCTGGCGATCGCCAAGCGCGGTTGCGACGAGCTGCTCGTGGAAGAGGAGTTCCTGCAGAAGCTGGCGCGCAGCGAAGCCACCGGCAAGCCGTTGCGCATCAAGCTGGGTCTGGACCCCACGGCGCCGGACATTCACATCGGCCACACCGTGGTGCTCAACAAGATGCGCCAGTTGCAGGACCTGGGGCATACGGTCATTTTCCTGATTGGCGATTTCACGTCGCTGATCGGCGATCCGTCGGGGCGCAACAGCACGCGTCCGCCGCTCACGCGCGAGCAGATCGAATCGAATGCCAAGACCTATTTCGAGCAGGCCGCGCTGGTGCTCGACCGCAGCAAGACCGAGATTCGCTACAACAGCGAATGGTCGATGAAGCTGGGCGCCGACGGCATGATCAAGCTTGCCTCGCGCTACACCATGGCGCGCATGCTCGAGCGCGAAGACTTCACCAAGCGCTTCCAGAGCGGCGTGCCCATCGCCATCCACGAATTCCTCTACCCGCTCATGCAGGGCTACGACTCGGTCGCGCTGGAGTCGGATCTCGAGCTCGGCGGCACCGACCAGAAGTTCAACCTGCTGGTCGGTCGCGAATTGCAGAAGCAGTACGGCCAGGAGCCGCAGTGCATTCTCACGATGCCGCTGCTCGAGGGACTCGACGGCGTCGAGAAGATGTCGAAGTCCAAGGGCAACTACGTGGGCATCAGCGAGAAGCCGAGCGAGATGTTCGGCAAACTCATGAGCATCTCGGACGAGCTGATGTGGCGCTACTACGAGCTGCTGTCGTTCCGTTCGCTCGACGAGATCGCGCAACTGCGCCGCGACGTGGACGGCGGCCGCAATCCGCGCGACGTGAAGGTGCTGCTCGCGCAGGAAATCGTGGCGCGCTTCCATTCGCAGGCCGACGCCGAGCGCGCGCTCGAGGACTTCAACGCGCGTGCCAAGGGCGGCGTGCCGGACGATATTCCGGAAGTTTCCCTGCAAGGCGCCCCCCTGGGCATTGCCCAGTTGCTCAAGCAGGCGGGTCTGGTGCCCTCGACGTCGGAAGCCAACCGCAACATCGAGCAGGGCGGCGTGCGTATCGACGGCGAAGCCGTTTCCGACAAGGGCGCGAAGATCGACGCCGGGACTTACGTCGTGCAGGTCGGCAAGCGCCGCTTTGCCCGCGTGACGCTCGCCTGA
- the ruvB gene encoding Holliday junction branch migration DNA helicase RuvB, with protein sequence MIETDKLAAERIIAPTPASPNEEAFERALRPKLLDEYVGQRKVREQLEIFIEAARKRAEPLDHVLLFGPPGLGKTTLAHIVAREMGVHLRQTSGPVLERPGDLAALLTNLEANDVLFIDEIHRLSPVVEEILYPALEDYQIDIMIGEGPAARSVKLDLQPFTLVGATTRAGMLTNPLRDRFGIVARLEFYTADELAGIVRRSAGLLGAAIVDDGAFEIARRARGTPRIANRLLRRVRDYAEVKADGRITAAVADAALSMLDVDPVGFDVMDRKLLEAVLHKFDGGPVGVDNLAAAIGEERDTIEDVIEPFLIQQGFLQRTPRGRVATLAAYRHFGLAAPGSLPDTGSLWSQDADGK encoded by the coding sequence ATGATCGAAACCGACAAACTCGCCGCCGAGCGCATCATCGCGCCGACCCCGGCCTCGCCCAACGAGGAAGCCTTCGAGCGCGCGCTGCGCCCCAAGCTGCTCGACGAATACGTCGGCCAGCGCAAGGTGCGCGAACAGCTGGAAATTTTCATCGAGGCGGCGCGCAAGCGCGCGGAGCCGCTCGACCATGTGCTGCTGTTCGGCCCGCCCGGCCTTGGCAAGACGACGCTCGCGCATATCGTCGCCCGTGAAATGGGCGTGCATTTGCGTCAGACATCGGGCCCCGTGCTCGAACGTCCGGGCGACCTGGCCGCGCTCCTGACCAACCTCGAAGCCAACGACGTCCTCTTCATCGACGAAATCCACCGGCTCTCGCCGGTCGTCGAGGAAATCCTGTATCCGGCGCTCGAGGACTACCAGATCGACATCATGATCGGCGAGGGCCCCGCCGCGCGCAGCGTCAAGCTCGACCTGCAACCGTTCACCCTCGTGGGTGCGACCACCCGGGCGGGCATGCTGACCAACCCGTTGCGCGATCGCTTCGGGATCGTGGCGCGCCTGGAGTTCTATACGGCCGACGAACTGGCCGGCATCGTGCGTCGCTCCGCCGGACTGCTCGGCGCCGCCATCGTCGACGACGGCGCCTTCGAGATCGCCCGTCGCGCGCGCGGCACGCCGCGAATCGCCAACCGCCTGCTGCGCCGCGTTCGCGATTACGCCGAGGTGAAGGCCGACGGCCGCATTACCGCGGCGGTCGCCGACGCCGCCCTGTCCATGCTCGACGTCGATCCGGTCGGCTTTGACGTGATGGACCGCAAGCTGCTGGAAGCCGTGCTCCACAAGTTCGACGGCGGCCCGGTCGGTGTGGACAACCTCGCCGCGGCCATCGGTGAAGAGCGCGACACCATCGAAGACGTGATCGAGCCGTTTCTGATTCAGCAAGGCTTTCTGCAACGCACGCCGCGCGGACGGGTGGCCACCCTGGCGGCCTACCGCCACTTCGGACTGGCCGCCCCCGGCAGCCTGCCGGACACCGGCTCGCTCTGGTCGCAGGACGCCGACGGCAAGTAA
- a CDS encoding histidine phosphatase family protein, whose amino-acid sequence MASMTGKTTTLTLIRHGETDWNRVKRIQGHTDIALSRAGERQAALLGERVAREVRAHGTVFDHVLTSDLRRAVQTAEPVARACGLPLVRTPQLRERHYGAFETHVPDEIQALYPQDYARWQSRDPDFVIPGGESTRGFHERITAFVEQLLRDHAGQRLALVAHGGVLDCCYRLATGLALGEPRTHALLNASVNRLAYDGQRWQVLSWADVTHLDDTVRDESNDRPGQAADRVDPRVV is encoded by the coding sequence ATGGCTTCGATGACCGGCAAGACCACGACGCTCACCCTGATTCGTCACGGAGAAACCGACTGGAACCGCGTGAAGCGGATTCAGGGGCATACGGACATTGCGCTGTCGCGTGCGGGCGAGCGGCAGGCGGCGTTGCTGGGTGAGCGTGTGGCGCGCGAGGTGCGTGCGCACGGAACGGTGTTCGATCACGTGCTCACGAGCGATCTGCGGCGCGCGGTGCAAACGGCGGAGCCCGTTGCACGCGCGTGCGGCTTGCCGCTCGTGCGCACGCCGCAATTGCGCGAGCGTCACTACGGCGCCTTCGAAACGCACGTGCCGGACGAGATCCAGGCACTGTATCCGCAGGACTACGCGCGCTGGCAGAGTCGCGATCCGGACTTCGTGATTCCGGGCGGTGAGTCGACGCGGGGGTTCCATGAACGCATCACCGCGTTCGTCGAACAACTGTTGCGCGACCATGCGGGACAACGTCTCGCGCTGGTGGCGCACGGCGGCGTGCTCGACTGTTGCTACCGGCTGGCCACGGGGCTCGCCCTGGGCGAGCCGCGCACCCATGCGCTGCTCAATGCAAGCGTGAATCGACTGGCCTACGACGGACAGCGCTGGCAGGTCCTGAGCTGGGCCGACGTCACGCACCTCGACGATACGGTGCGCGACGAAAGCAATGACCGACCGGGGCAGGCTGCGGACCGCGTGGACCCGCGCGTGGTGTGA